In the Zingiber officinale cultivar Zhangliang chromosome 5A, Zo_v1.1, whole genome shotgun sequence genome, TTGTTGGCAATTATGCTATATTTAACTCAAAGGGTAAAAACGAGAAAGcgtggaaaagaaagaaaaattgatAAGGAAGGCAAAGAAAtaggaaagagagaaaagaataattGCACTTTTATTTGGATAGTATTCACACCCAAATTCTACCCTTAATTTTACTGTCAAATTGACGACTCATCTGCTCCACGACCACCGACTTGGCGAGTAAACAATAAAAAGGGTAACGCACGGTTGGAAGCGAGGGAGCGTTTCTGGAGTCTCTCGGTCCATTTTCTTCACGATGCGTGAGGGGGACGAAGAGGGGACGAACCGAAGCCAATCCCCAAGGGGAAGACGAAATCTCCGGAGCAAATATTCCTCGTCATCTCGCCGTCGAGTGCATTCTTGATTCGATCGCCCCCCAGGGCTGCGTTAGTTGAGCACCGCGCGGCAGATCGAGATGTGGATTTCCTGGGCGACGCGGATGCGGGCCTCCTTCGGAGCTTCCTTCCTTTGGCTTGTCACTTTGGTCTACTTCAATCAGGTTCCCTTCCTTTGGCTCTTATTTCCGACCGTGTAGAGTAGGGCTTCTTTGTAGATTCGTTCTTGTACCTGCCTTTTTGGTAGTTTTCATCGATCTTGTTTCTCTGTGAAAGACGTAATTTCGATCGTCATTTTTATATACTTTGGCAGGGTTTCAGATCCTTTGTGTGGACTGCAATTTCTTACCAGATGAAAGACGTCCTGAAGTTATCGCCGTCTTCATCACAGTTTCTAGTTTCTGTTGCTCATTCTCCATGGAGTATCAAACCAATTTATGGGTAACCACTTAACCGTCTTGTGTTTGGTCGTTCGATGGATCTTATTGCCTGTTGTTTTCGTTGTGATTGGTACTTCAAGTAACACTTACAGAAAAATGATCTGCATTTTATGTTAGCAATCACAATATGTAGCCAATTTATCTTATAAAATTGTTTTAGTAATTCCTCCCGAATAAACTGTTTTAGTAATCTgtatgcagttctaattcacgaCTCTTTTGTTGTTGATGTGCATGTTATCGTGAGCTTGCTAACCGTTAAATTATACTAACACGACGTGTTTATTTCTTTTGGAACACTAAACTTTAAATGACTCGGTCTTTTGTATATTTTCTCATAATAAATACACATAGCTGGACTCACAAGAACATTTGGGCATCATGTGTGAGATCATACTGTTTCTGATATTGATGCACGAAGGTGCATAACTTGTTGAGCAACACAAGGCAAATATGTCaatataaatttcttaaaacataatgtatcatatcaaattgtttccaTATTTGTGATGCTGCTAAATGCATTTCTATTACTTACATTTGTATTGCTCGTATGAGTTAGCTTATCCGCCCAAATCAAAGAATAATGGAAAACAAATGTGAAACAAGATTGTTCTCATGGTGATAATTGTTTTTTTCTTGTTACCTTGGATTGGTCATAATGATTGATAATTAACAACTCATATAGTCCCTAGGATGTGAGGCCTGGTATAAGGATCTTATCTTATCATTGAATTCTATGCAGGAAtatatataactagtaattttgagATATTTAAAATTACTATGGACATAAATTTCTCTATCTTGAATGTGTTTCTCTATGTATTTGAAGAGTAACCTTGCGCCAATTGTCATTTTGGGAAAACAAATATCATAAGAGATCCAATCTTCATCCAGAATTATTATGTGACATGCCAATCCCAAATTTGGAAAAATAGAGTTTGACGAAGATGAATTATTATGTGGCCCATATCATCCAAAAAATGCAGATTCTTCTTCATTGGTTGGTTAGTAGCTAGattcttcttcattggttagtAGCTAATTGAAATGATACAAAATTGTTATCATCAATCATCACTGCTGAAGACACAGGAATGTGGAAAGTCACTATTTTGTGATCTAGGTCTTTATTGTAACATTGAGCTGAGTCGTGCATGTATGGAAGAGCCAAATGCTTCTTCAATTTTGTTCCTATCATAGCCGAGCCAATTATATCTTAACTAAGACCTCACCTTTGTAGTAAAGAACCTTACCTATTGTCCAAGAACTTGTAGAACTTGTGAGAGAACCAATGGTCCAGGCCATAGTTTGAAGTATGATTTCTCGTCTCCACACTTATTGTGAGCCTTATATAAGCAACCATATTGACCTATACTTCAAGAAACATTTTGGAGCATATGGACAAAGAAGGTGAAAAGAGGAATAAACCTCTCTTATTTGTGTAGGATTTGTAAATGAAATGCAAAACTAAGCTGAATAGTAGATCCTATGCTAGTAATTAACTCAAATTTCAGCTTGTTTTAATGTAAATGTTATACAAAAACTTATAACGAGTACATTTTGATTGTGAATTTGTTTGTGGGCTTTTATGACTGTGTATTAATTTCCTGTAAAATGAACTTAATTACCAAGAAATCCTAGTTTTATGTGCTGTTTCTGTAAGTCACTTTTTTGTTTAAATTGTATATCTATATATAGAATGTTTAGATCATAATTAATAAATACTTAAACAaggttatattatatatatatatatatatttgcttGATCTAAAATTTAGCTTTGTTAGTGTGCATTTTTCTCGTTGAGCTTTTTCACAAATTTTAACAAGCTGAAATCACCTGTATCTACTTCCAGCTTAATTAATGATTCTTTAAAAGTGTGGAATTCTTTGAGATGGTTGCAAATGGTTTTTGTTCATGTTTCATTAATGGTTGCAGATGGGCTGTTTACTTTTCAAGAAAGATGAACAAAATCAAGGTTTTCAATATCAATCGGATATTTATTATCTCATGTTATGCTCTTTTATGCTGTCTATTTTCACAGACAGTGATGAGTTTTGATTGAAAGAGGAAATCATGATACATATTCTCTATTAATCCACAAATAGTTCTGATTGAAACAATAAATGATGGTTGACCTGTAATGATTGTGTATAATTGTATAAAttgcaaaattttaaattttgaagagaaatttctACCAATCACATCTATGATGTAAATCTTTTATATATACCAATTTCTTTATTACTTTGGTTTTTTTGCAGAATACTGTCAGATTGTATTCCTATAAATGGAAGGAGGAGACTTCCTTATTTAGTTATAGCCacaattttatctcttttaccttGGCTTGTTCTTGGTCTCGTGACTTCTGCAAGGAGCTCAGGCAATTTGTTTGCTGCTTTTTTGACAGTACAAAACCTGGGGTCTGCCATGGCAGATGTTGTTGTTGATGCTATGGTTGCAGAGGCTGTTCGTTCTGAACTGTATGCGTATTTGCATGTTTTTTTTAACAATCCTCTAGTAATTCAAACTAATAGGGTTATTTCTGGCAGGGCAGAATTTGCTGGTGATCTTCAATCATTGTCGTGGTTGTCGATGGCCTTGGGAGGAATTTTCGGAAGCTTGTTAGGAGGATACACCTTATCTCAACTCAGAATTGACACAATATTTCTACTTTTTTCAATTCTTCCAGCCATTCAGCTCTTGTCATGCTCTTTAATCAAGGAGTCTCCATTGGAATCCGATGGAGCACAAAACCATGATAGTAAAACTATGAAATTCAAAGATGATGTAGACCACTCTAACAGAAAAAATTCTTTCATTAAAACATCTAAGACATCCAAGAGAAAAAGCAAGCGTAATAATGACAATAAGAGAATAAACTTAAAATATGAGAGTCCTATTAGGCAGCCTCGTTCACGACTTGAGAGATACTGTATATCTCTGAAATCAGCTATTTGTAATTTGGTTGGAACCTTCAAGCAGCCTATCATCTTAAGGTAGATGAAGATTCCTGTAGTCTGTTAATTTACTTCTCCTTCTATACCCCATTTCCAATATAGGTTCAGTATCTACTTTATTTTTGACTTGTGTGAATGTTTGACTTGTGTGAATGCCAGACCTATGGCCTGGTTTTTCTTTTCAAACATTacagttccaagcctctcaacgGTCATGTTCTATTACCAGACTGAGGTTTTGAAGTTGGAAGCATCTTTTCTTGGTACTGCACGTGTGATTGGGTGGATTGGACTAATGCTTGGTACATATATATACAACAGATATTTGAAGCACAAGAGGCTAAGAGAAGTCCTCTTGTAAGTGAAGAAAGCTACTCATAGCTTTCTGTTTTACCAAGATCTCAGATTCTTATCTTTTTTATGTTAAATCATTTATGAAGATTTTGCCATGCTTTCTGTTTGTATATGATCAAAGAAATAGTTCTGTTATTAATAAATGTTGTTGAACAACATGCTAGTTCATGATCAAATCACTTTGCAGTGTTTGAGTAAGATGATCGGGTTTGATGTAGAGTTGTTTCTGATATTTATACTTCCATGCCACTAGATGTTAAGTCATAAGTGATCTAATTGTGTTCCTGAATCATTCCTTGCACATAAAATACCACTTTTCCATTTTTTTACCCAATAGCCATAAAAATGATATGGTGTTTAAATTGGATAGCAACTGAAGTTGCTGATCTGGTAATTGATTACAAACACATTTTCATCTATCAGAAATAAGAATATTATGCTTTTTCTGAAACTGGAAGGACCAATATGAACACTAAAATCTAAATGATAAAATCTGACAATTTTGCAATAAGGTTTTTTCTATgtaacaacatacaaacatgagtGACTAGGAATCCAGTCTTAGAGATAACCTCTGTAATTTTTTGTGTCTTCATGCTTAATTCCTTTCAAATCAACATCACTATGAGTCACAATTGCACCAGCTTCTACCTATCATATGAAAATCAAGTTGGTATCTTATATATCATATAGTTGAAGGTTAAAAAACCTTTGTAGACATATATGGTTCATCGGGCATTGTAATGTCATGTAGTTGAAACTGAAACAACTTTTTAATCTTTTTTGGTTTCATGCAGAAAACTTAATGATGATAAttttctgacttcagattttatttaattgcatGTCATTTGTGCTTGAGAAATTTTTAAGTACATAAAAATAGTCTATAGTTTTCTGTGAATTTTTCTTAAAAAGTGTTTAGTGCTAAACTAGAAGAATAGAAAAAAACGAGCATATAGCATATACAAATGTTCCATCAGAATTCTGAAACATGTTAGCTTAAAGTTTGTTTAATTATGATGTAAACCTGAAGAgctgaaaaatataaaatttaacattctaacattaagtatttatgttttttttgccTTTATAAGAAAATTAGGTAACTCATGTAGTAATCTTTTCCATGAATGACAATGACAGGATGGCTCATGTTGGACTTGGGATTGGATGTCTTCTCGATATCATTTTAGTATCCAAATTGCATAATCAGTTGGGCATACCAGCTAAACATGTGGTTCTTTGGGGATCAGCTTTCAGTGACACAATCCGGCAATTCAAGTACTTACTAACCTTTTCTTGTGTCCTCATCTTATTCTTTATTTCATATATCTTATTCCTTGGATGCATATAGTTTATGGAATATAAAATTTTCTCACAGCATCACTAGGAAATTACAGGATAAGTCACACCATAAAAGCTTGTGCAGTGATTACATTTTAGAATACAACTAACAAAAAATGGTGCAAAAAGTTACAGATTTGATTTTTGTCATATTTTTATGATGGTTTACTTGTGCAGGTTGATGCCATTTCTGATACTCTCGGGTCGACTATGTCCCCATGGGATTGAAGGAACCCTTTTTGCACTCTTTATGTCCATAAACAACT is a window encoding:
- the LOC121981336 gene encoding probable folate-biopterin transporter 4 isoform X2; amino-acid sequence: MEYQTNLWNTVRLYSYKWKEETSLFIQNLGSAMADVVVDAMVAEAVRSELAEFAGDLQSLSWLSMALGGIFGSLLGGYTLSQLRIDTIFLLFSILPAIQLLSCSLIKESPLESDGAQNHDSKTMKFKDDVDHSNRKNSFIKTSKTSKRKSKRNNDNKRINLKYESPIRQPRSRLERYCISLKSAICNLVGTFKQPIILRPMAWFFFSNITVPSLSTVMFYYQTEVLKLEASFLGTARVIGWIGLMLGTYIYNRYLKHKRLREVLLMAHVGLGIGCLLDIILVSKLHNQLGIPAKHVVLWGSAFSDTIRQFKLMPFLILSGRLCPHGIEGTLFALFMSINNLGSTLGAFLGAALASALNISSDSFHNLIFGISIQLLATLFPISFLFLIPKEATGLAS
- the LOC121981336 gene encoding probable folate-biopterin transporter 4 isoform X1, translating into MWISWATRMRASFGASFLWLVTLVYFNQGFRSFVWTAISYQMKDVLKLSPSSSQFLVSVAHSPWSIKPIYGILSDCIPINGRRRLPYLVIATILSLLPWLVLGLVTSARSSGNLFAAFLTVQNLGSAMADVVVDAMVAEAVRSELAEFAGDLQSLSWLSMALGGIFGSLLGGYTLSQLRIDTIFLLFSILPAIQLLSCSLIKESPLESDGAQNHDSKTMKFKDDVDHSNRKNSFIKTSKTSKRKSKRNNDNKRINLKYESPIRQPRSRLERYCISLKSAICNLVGTFKQPIILRPMAWFFFSNITVPSLSTVMFYYQTEVLKLEASFLGTARVIGWIGLMLGTYIYNRYLKHKRLREVLLMAHVGLGIGCLLDIILVSKLHNQLGIPAKHVVLWGSAFSDTIRQFKLMPFLILSGRLCPHGIEGTLFALFMSINNLGSTLGAFLGAALASALNISSDSFHNLIFGISIQLLATLFPISFLFLIPKEATGLAS